The DNA region GTTCGCAATTCCTCGGTGGGTGGCGACTGTGCGCCGATCTGGGCAACGCGCTGGGCCCGCTGGCGATCGGCGCCATCAGCGCGATTGCCACGCTGGGCCTGGCCACCGTCGTGATGGGAGCGATCACCTGGCTCGGCTCCGCGTGGCTGGCCCGCTGGATACCCGTAAAATCTCAGCGGTGAGCGACGAACTGGTCTGGATCGACTGCGAGATGACTGGTCTCGACCTCATCAACGATGCGCTGATCGAGGTCGCCGCCGTCGTCACCGATGGCGAGTTGAACGTGCTCGGCGAAGGCGTCGACGTGGTGATCAAGCCGTCGGACGAGGCGCTGACGCAGATGGGCGACTTCGTCCGCAACATGCACCAGACCTCAGGGCTTCTCGAGCTGCTCGCCGATGGTCTGTCGATGCAGCACGCGGAAGAACTGGTCCTCGACTACATCCGCGCACACGTGCCAGACGGCCGCAAGGCCCCGCTGGCCGGCAACACCATCGGCACCGACCGCGCCTTCCTGGCCCGGGACATGCCGACGCTGGAGAGCCACGTGCACTACCGCAACGTGGATGTCTCCTCGATCAAGGAGCTGGCCCGACGCTGGTATCCGCGGGTCTACTTCCACTCCCCCGCCAAGTCCGGCAATCACCGAGCGCTGGCTGACATCCGGGAGTCGATCGAGGAGCTGCGCTACTACCGCGAGGCGCTCTTCGTCCCGCTGCCTGGGCCCGACTCATCGACCTGCAAGGAAATCGCGGCCCGGCACCAAGGCACCCTGAATCTGGGTCCGGACGGACCGAGCGAGCCGGTCCTGCCGGAGCCAGCCACCACCGAATGAGTTCGATTCTGAACTCGTTTCGTCCAGACGCCCCGTGACCGCTATGCTTCACGTCGCTGTTGACGCCAAGGTGTCAGCCGCAATGGTGGGTGTAGCTCAGCTGGTAGAGCACCTGGTTGTGGTCCAGGAAGTCGCGGGTTCGAGTCCCGTCACTCACCCCAGATGGGTCAGGTTTGAACTTTCGACCAAGGGGCCACCCTTGGTCGAGGTTCCAACCTGGCCCTCTTTCTTTGCTTGGGCGGCCCAGCTCAGGGCGTCGGCCTGCAAGTCCGGGATGCTGAGCCCGTCGTAGGGGGTCCGGTAGCCGACGCGCACGTCGTTGTCCTCGTCGATGTAGATCGCCTTGAACAGTGCCTGATTGAGGAGCCGACGGTTTGCGTCGTCGGCGCGGGCGTAGATGTCAGCGGCGTTCGACAGTAACGTCAGCGAGTCATTGAGGTTCGCTCGTGCGTCGGCGTAGTGGCCGTGGTGCGCGTTGATCCGGTACTCGATGGTCTCCAGCGACGCGGTGATTCGGTCCTGCTCCCGCTTGAGAAGGTCGAGTGGAATGGCGCCGGCGTAGTGTGCCTGGAGCAGCTTCTGCTGCTCGCCTTCGAGCTGAGTTCTACGGTTCGCGAGGCCGCCGAGTTCCGCTGCTCCCTCGGACATCATCTCGTCGAACCTGGCATGGAGCATCGCCGAGAGCGCCTGCTTCGTTTCGGGGTCGATCTGGACCCGCGCGTAGAAGCGTTCGACGAGTCGTTCGACCTGCTCGATGAGCATCGCCTGCCGGGTGCAGTCGCCCCTGCCACCATGGCGGCTGGCGCATACGAAGTACGGGTAGATCGTGCCCTGGCTGCTCTTGGCGTTGCACACGATCAGACGCGCGCCGCACTGCCCGCAGAAGACGGTGCCCTTCAGGTAGTGATCGTGCACCTGGGTGGCGTCCGCCGCGGATCGGTGTGTGCCGAGCACGGTCTGCACCTGGTCCCACACCTCGCCCGGGACGATGGCCTCGTGCGCACCCGCGTAGGTCACGCCCTGGTAGCGCACGCTGCCCTTGTAGTACGGGTTCGTCAGCATCCGGTGCACCGACGACTTCGCGATGGGTCGGGAGGGCCGTCGAGGTGTCGCGGCGCTGGTCAGCCCGCGCGCCACCAGCTCTTGGTGGAGTTGGCTTGTCGTCCAGTCGCCGGAGGCGAACACCTGGAACGCCCACCGGATCAGTGGGGCTCGTTCCTCGTCGATCTCGACAGTGCGTATCTCCCTTCCGAACTCGTCGCGTACGCCGACGTTGCGGTAGCCGATGGGTGCCTTCGTCACGGTGCCGCCCTGCGCGGCCTTCTGTGACAGGCCCTTGACGACCTCGGTGGCGAGGTTGCGGGAGTAGAACTCGGCAATCGACGACATGATGCCGTGCAGCAGCATCCCCGATGGGGTCTCGTCGATGTTCTCCGTGGCCGACACCAGTGTGACCCCGGCGTCCTTGAGCGCGAGGTGGATGGTCACGTCGTCGGCTCGGTTGCGGGCGAGCCGGTCGACCTTGTGGACGATGCAGTAGTTCGTCTTGTGCTTCGTGACGTACTGGATCATGCGCATCAGCTCGGGTCGGTCGGCCTTGCGCGCGGACTCGCCGGCGTCGACGAACTCCTCGATGATCGTTGCGCCGAGCTGGTCGGCCTTGCGCTGGTTGGCCTCGCGCTGCGCCGGGATCGAGAAGCCCTCGGCCTGACCGCCCTTCTCCGCCTGCTCCTTCGTGGAGACCCGCAGGTAGGAGACGGCGAACGATCCGGGGAACGGGGTTGGCGCTACGAGGCTGTCTATCGCGGTGCGGTTCGCGTCGATGATCGTCATGGCTCTTCTCCACAGTCACTGGTCTTGTCGACGCGGACTTGTGTGAGCGGATGTTGATCGTGAGAAGAGCCCGAAGGCTGTAGGACTAGGCCAAGTCGGCCACGTTTACTTTGCCCCGCCGAGGCGAAGCGCTAGGACCACAACATCCGCCATCCGCGACGGATGCCTACATTCTACGACGACGCGCTCGCCCCGGCACGAGGGCGCTTCGGTCGCGTCGCGGCTTCCGAGCGGCACGAGCCTGACTGCTGGAGTCCGAGGCGGATCAGCAGCTCGCAGAGCTTGTCCAGGTCGGGCGGCTCATGGAACTCGGCACGGACCGTCAGCTCGCGCTCGCTCTGCTGGCGCTGCCCGGTCTTCCGCTCATAGCGACGCGCCACCCTCACACCTCGCCGGTCTCCAGATCGACGCCTGCGAAGAAGGCATCCTCTGCCTCCTGCCGTGCCGCCACCGTATCGATCACGAACCGTACGAAGTCCTCGTCGCGATCAGTGATCGGTGAGTCCTCGATGGACGGCGCAGGGTCTTCCCCCGGCCAGCTCGTCTGGCGAGTCGGGCGGTCCCGGTCGAGCCGAGTGCCGCAGGCCGCCACCCAATCGCGGAGACGAGCGCGGGTATCGGCGAAGTCGCGATGCCAGCCGAGCGGTGCCGAGCCGTTCTGCTCCGGGTCGTACGCGCACAGCCAGTGCAGGTGCAGTGCCGACAGCTCCCAGAGGAGTTCGGGGTGCCGATGCCAGTAGGGCGGCACGACACTGGCCGGAAGACCGTAGGTGTGGCGAAGCCAGTCCACCCATCGGTTCAGTTCAAGCAATTCGGCTTCGAGATCGTTGGCGGTCAGCAGGTTCCAGTTCACTGGATGCGGCGGCTCAGGTACGTCGAATCGTGGTGATGCCGGGCCTGCCTCGGGCGGCGCGTCGCCGTGCTCTTGGAAGAACTGATCGCTCATGGTGGCGTCGCTCACATTCCAATGGCGGTCGCGGTGGACGGCGCAGCCTGCTGAGGGGTGGCGAAGGCCGTGGCATCGCGGCCGGAAGCGCGTTCGCTTCGGTCCACCTGGTAGCGGGTTCGGGCCAGGTCGTGACCGATGCGCGTCGCGATGAACTCCTCGCCCTCGTACCGCTGGCCGTCTCGCTCGTAGGAGTAGCCGCGCACCCGTCCGTCGGCGATGATGTTGTCGCCCTTGGCGAGCCGCGCAGCTCCCTGCTCGGCGGCGCCGCGATACGCGATGAGGTCGTGGAAGGTCGTCTCCAACTGCGTGAAGGAGTTGTCGGGCTCCTTGCGGTAGTGCTCTATCCCGACCTTCATGTACAGGCGCGCGTCACCGCGCTCGGTGTAGCTGAGCTGCGGGTCCGAGGCAACGAAACCGGAGATGGACTGGTGGGTGCGAATGGCCATGATGGCCTCCTCCTGAACTCGGGCGACCAGCCGTGCGTGGCCGCTGTGTCAGGCAGGTGCGCTCCCGCGCCCAGGTCCGCGCTCAGGAGACGGGACGGCGAGGAGGGCTTCGAGTTCGTCGCGATCACTGCGGAGCTGTGCGGCGTCGGGCCGGGTCGGCCAGGCGCGGAGGTCGGTGACGATGGGCGGCGCTGAGCGGAGCATCGTTATGCCGGTGCCGAAAGGCAGGGTGCGGATGCGGTCTGGCGGCAGGATCGGGACGCGGCGGATCGAGCGCTGGTTGGAGCGGGTGCCGTGGTCGCCGAGGGTCACGCTGTCGGTGTACTCGTCGCGTTCACCGATGAGCGTGGACAGGTCTTGGAGGTCGCGGCTGTTCGACGCGCCCCCGAGGATGATCTTGACGATGCTGGCGTCCCAGATCGCGCTGGCCTGGTGCTCGCTCCACCGGTCGCGGGCTTGGGCGAGGGACTGCAAGACCGGCATGGTCGTGATGCCGGTGCCGCCGCCTTCGGCCATGAGCGTCGGAAGGGACGGCAGTGGGGCGAGGTTGCCGATCTCGTCGAGTGCGAGCAGCAGTGGCGGGTCGAGCCGGGCTCCGGGTGAGCGGGAGGCGAGTCGTCGGGCGGTTTCGATGAGGTCTTCGACGAACGCTGCTACCAGCGATGCGGAGGCTCCTGCTCCGGCGCCGGTGGCGAGCAGGTACAGGCTGCCTTGCTCGGTGAGGAAGGTTTCGGGGTCGAAGTGTTCGTTCGGGCCTGGTGTGACGGCATCGAGTACGCGAGGGTCGGCGAGGGCGGCGAGGGCGAGGGAGACGCCTTGCCAGATGCTGTCGCGGGTCTTGGGGTCGGCGTCGATCATCGCGGCCAGTGAGTCGTCCCAGCCCATCGCCGCGTTCGGGTGGGAGTTGAGGATCGCGACGGCCTCGGATGCGGCGCTGGGGTCAAGAGTCCACCTGAACAGCTCGGCGGGCGGGCGTCCGTCGAGCGCTGCGGCGTGCAGCAGACTCTGGAGTGCGGTGCGGGTCTTGCCTTCCCAGAACCCGCCGGACTCGACCCCTCCTGCGCTGAGTCCGGTGGCGGCGGCGAGTCCGTTGGCGCGGATCATCGCGGTCAGCGGATCGTCACAGCCGCGAATGGGTGACCAGCGCAGCCCGGCGGGGATGCCTTCGGCGAGGTGTTGGGGGTCGAACACGGCGACTGGCCCGCCCTTGCGGCGTCGGGCGCGGAGGGTCGCGGTGAGGTTGTCGGGCCTCGTGCTGGTGGTGACGACTGCGCCGGGTGCGTCGAGGATCGCGTTGATGACGACGTGCAGGCCTTTGCCGGAGCGGGGTGGGCCGATCAGCAGGATCGAGTCCTCGACCGATGCCCAGATCTTCGTTCCACGGCTGGCACCGAGCAGGTAGCCGACATCCTGCGGTGCTGGCGACGCCAAGGAGGGCCGCAGCGTGGCCGCGCGGTGAAGCAGTGCCTTCGCGGAGGCTGCGGCCTTGACCTCATGGCTGGTCGCGATCCCCGCGAGTCGGTGCGGGTCGGTCTCTGTCTTCCGCGTGTGGCGGCGCAGAACGATCCATACCCATACGATCCCGGCGGCGAGCCCACCCAGAAGCGCGGCGCTGACAAGCCAATAGACGACCGGATTGAGCCCGTCGGCACCGAGCGCGGTCGCCGGATCACCCGGGTCGAACAGCACGCCAAGCCCCGCCGCCGCGCCAGCGTCGGGCTGCGGCGCGCCGGTGAGAAACGCGGCAACACTGCCAGCGGCGCGGAGGACGAGAGCGATCCCGAACACTCCGATCAGGCCAATCAAGGCGGCGTTGGTGAGTTCGTCGCCCATGCCCCCGGCCTGCCGCTGGTTCATGTCAGCCGCCGCACCGCGAGCGTGCCCGAGATGCGCCCGAACAGGATCACCTCGTGCGTGCCGTCGGGCAGGTCGTCGAGGTCGACGAGCGTCCGGGCTTCGCCGGTTCCGGTGGCGTCAGTGTGGGAGACGATCGTCGCGACGGCGACATCCTCGCCGGGCAGGAACCCGTGACCTGTGACCTCAGCCAAGCGCGGAACCCGGCGAGCGTGGCGACTCCGACGAGTCTCCGGCACAGGCGTCTCAGACGGGGCCGCTGCGCGTCGGGGCTTGCGGGTGCGGAGGATGTCGGTGAAGACGCTGCCGTCGCTCTCGCGCACTTCGACTCGGACGGCGATGGTGCGGTCTTTGGTGATGGCATCCATGAGCGGTCCGAACGTCGCCCGCGTCCACGCGCTCACGTCCGGGGACGCGAAAAGTGTCCCGTCGACCGTGGCAGTGACGGTGCCGTCTGCGGCGACGGTGACGAGGACGTGCGGCAGCTCGACGGGAGCGGTCGTGTCGTCGTCGTTCGGGGTGGATCGGCGTGGGCTGGTGAGGTTCATCGGTGGCCTGTCTCTATAGCCGCATCTTCTTGACCGAGGTTCATGTCTCTCAGGTGCGCTCCGCCCGCCCGCTGCAACGGACTTACCGCTTGTCGAGAATCCTGACGAACCATCATGATTCCTGACACTTTTGCAGTATTCTTGATGCATGGTCACAATTCGTGAAGCTGCGGAGTGATGAAGCTCGCCGCGATGCGGAGCATCGGAACTGCCAGGGGCTGGCGGTCCGAGGAGGACGCTGCCGACTTCGAGCAGGAGATCATCGACCAGTACGCCCTCGCGATGGCTGCCGCCGGGCTCAGCGACGGCTACATCGCGCAGTCCAGAGCAGTCGTGTTCGAGTTCCGTCACCATCTCGACGTCCCGCTGTGGCAAGCAAGGCCCTCCGACGCGGACGCTTTTCTGGCCGGGCTGCGTCGGGCTGGGCTGGCGGTCACGACGCGGGCGAGCAAGGCTGGCGCGATCGCGCAGTTCTACGACTTTGCCATCGCCCGGTACCAGGGTGACATCAACGCGCTGACCGAGTGGGTGATCGAGCAGCCTATCGACGAGTACAACCGGCAGTCCGGCTCGTCGCTGGGTAAGGTCCGTGTGCCGCCGTCCGATGCGGAGATCGATCGGCTCTTCGGTGGGTGGGCCGCCTCACTCCAGGACGAGCGGCGCTACCTGCCCGCTGCCAGGAACTACTTTGCTGCGTCGCTCTGGCGAAGGGTTGGGGTGCGCATCACGGAGAGCACGAAGCTCGACATCCGTGACTGGCGGCCCGATCTCGGGGCGCTGGGTAAGCTGCATGTCCGGTTCGGGAAAGGCTCGCGCGGACGAGGGTCGAAGCAGCGTCTGGTGCCTGCGATCAACGGGGCGGACAAGCTCATCGACTGGTGGCTCGGCGATGTGCGGCATCGGTTCGGCCCTGATTGGGATGACCCGGATGCCCCGATGATCCCGTCCGAGCGGTTCGATCACGAGCTCGGTCGTTCCTGGCGGGCCAGCGACGATGTGCTCCGGCGAGGCCTGGCCCGAGCGACTGAGCGG from Microlunatus phosphovorus NM-1 includes:
- the orn gene encoding oligoribonuclease — its product is MSDELVWIDCEMTGLDLINDALIEVAAVVTDGELNVLGEGVDVVIKPSDEALTQMGDFVRNMHQTSGLLELLADGLSMQHAEELVLDYIRAHVPDGRKAPLAGNTIGTDRAFLARDMPTLESHVHYRNVDVSSIKELARRWYPRVYFHSPAKSGNHRALADIRESIEELRYYREALFVPLPGPDSSTCKEIAARHQGTLNLGPDGPSEPVLPEPATTE
- a CDS encoding recombinase family protein — its product is MTIIDANRTAIDSLVAPTPFPGSFAVSYLRVSTKEQAEKGGQAEGFSIPAQREANQRKADQLGATIIEEFVDAGESARKADRPELMRMIQYVTKHKTNYCIVHKVDRLARNRADDVTIHLALKDAGVTLVSATENIDETPSGMLLHGIMSSIAEFYSRNLATEVVKGLSQKAAQGGTVTKAPIGYRNVGVRDEFGREIRTVEIDEERAPLIRWAFQVFASGDWTTSQLHQELVARGLTSAATPRRPSRPIAKSSVHRMLTNPYYKGSVRYQGVTYAGAHEAIVPGEVWDQVQTVLGTHRSAADATQVHDHYLKGTVFCGQCGARLIVCNAKSSQGTIYPYFVCASRHGGRGDCTRQAMLIEQVERLVERFYARVQIDPETKQALSAMLHARFDEMMSEGAAELGGLANRRTQLEGEQQKLLQAHYAGAIPLDLLKREQDRITASLETIEYRINAHHGHYADARANLNDSLTLLSNAADIYARADDANRRLLNQALFKAIYIDEDNDVRVGYRTPYDGLSIPDLQADALSWAAQAKKEGQVGTSTKGGPLVESSNLTHLG
- a CDS encoding single-stranded DNA-binding protein → MAIRTHQSISGFVASDPQLSYTERGDARLYMKVGIEHYRKEPDNSFTQLETTFHDLIAYRGAAEQGAARLAKGDNIIADGRVRGYSYERDGQRYEGEEFIATRIGHDLARTRYQVDRSERASGRDATAFATPQQAAPSTATAIGM
- a CDS encoding type IV secretory system conjugative DNA transfer family protein, which translates into the protein MNQRQAGGMGDELTNAALIGLIGVFGIALVLRAAGSVAAFLTGAPQPDAGAAAGLGVLFDPGDPATALGADGLNPVVYWLVSAALLGGLAAGIVWVWIVLRRHTRKTETDPHRLAGIATSHEVKAAASAKALLHRAATLRPSLASPAPQDVGYLLGASRGTKIWASVEDSILLIGPPRSGKGLHVVINAILDAPGAVVTTSTRPDNLTATLRARRRKGGPVAVFDPQHLAEGIPAGLRWSPIRGCDDPLTAMIRANGLAAATGLSAGGVESGGFWEGKTRTALQSLLHAAALDGRPPAELFRWTLDPSAASEAVAILNSHPNAAMGWDDSLAAMIDADPKTRDSIWQGVSLALAALADPRVLDAVTPGPNEHFDPETFLTEQGSLYLLATGAGAGASASLVAAFVEDLIETARRLASRSPGARLDPPLLLALDEIGNLAPLPSLPTLMAEGGGTGITTMPVLQSLAQARDRWSEHQASAIWDASIVKIILGGASNSRDLQDLSTLIGERDEYTDSVTLGDHGTRSNQRSIRRVPILPPDRIRTLPFGTGITMLRSAPPIVTDLRAWPTRPDAAQLRSDRDELEALLAVPSPERGPGRGSAPA
- a CDS encoding tyrosine-type recombinase/integrase, with protein sequence MRSIGTARGWRSEEDAADFEQEIIDQYALAMAAAGLSDGYIAQSRAVVFEFRHHLDVPLWQARPSDADAFLAGLRRAGLAVTTRASKAGAIAQFYDFAIARYQGDINALTEWVIEQPIDEYNRQSGSSLGKVRVPPSDAEIDRLFGGWAASLQDERRYLPAARNYFAASLWRRVGVRITESTKLDIRDWRPDLGALGKLHVRFGKGSRGRGSKQRLVPAINGADKLIDWWLGDVRHRFGPDWDDPDAPMIPSERFDHELGRSWRASDDVLRRGLARATERFLPAWAGGRMTPHVLRHYCASSLYLAGMDLKALQELLGHQWLATTTQYIHVPGEHVEDSWMQANQRLEDRFEGMTTR